Proteins encoded within one genomic window of Calonectris borealis chromosome 1, bCalBor7.hap1.2, whole genome shotgun sequence:
- the NFKBIZ gene encoding NF-kappa-B inhibitor zeta isoform X3 — translation MIVESSRDAAPDGGDGGALSSPINLAYFYGASPHSSEGSCSPAHSAPGSPGSDSDLSVSSRGGGRRDPRGGARPALQVEQHMGGGKQHRGPFQGVRVKNSVKELLLHFRSCKQMSSGSATEEGKAQGGLVNYEQYTAELKSILGHSGKRKAPELLSDGPSFKRQANVHPHLLTPPQTPTSMDSMEETHKNDPKHDSNSDLLQNIINIKNESSPVSLSTVQVSWLHTVSSHSSPGEQYQDSSGTQAFSPSQKYQAFQDNTSQHMLDPPQHYQFPSSQNQDLSQSYASDASLEYRPFAANDQSPGYQQNTFESHELQYCPSQSFSSLLNDSEGSEGISAPLQPLASAHPQADVGPHAPNFNLLSNNICGSLERSVSLATLNVSLPDQNIARSTTQLGKSFFQWQVEQEENKLANISQDQFLAKDSDGDTFLHIAVAQGRRALSYVLARKMAALHMLDIKEHNGQSAFQVAVAANQHLIVQDLVSLGAQVNTTDCWGRTPLHVCAEKGHAQVLQAIQKGAMGSNQYVDLEATNYDGLTALHCAVLAHNAVLHELQNSQPPHSPEVQELLLRNKSLVETIKTLIQMGASVEAKDRKSGRSALHLAAEEANLELIRLFLELPNCLSFVNAKAYNGNTALHVAASLQYRVSQLDAVRLLMRKGADPSARNLENEQPVHLVPDGLVGEQIRRILKGKAIQQRVSPF, via the exons ATGATCGTGGAGAGCAGCCGGGACGCGGCGCCCGATGGGGGCGACGGCGGCGCCCTCAGCAGCCCCATCAACCTCGCCTACTTCTACGGGGCCTCGCCCCACTCCAGCGAGGGCAGCTGCTCGCCGGCGCACTCCGCCCCGGGCTCGCCGGGCTCCGACTCGGACCTCTCGGTGAgcagccgcggcggcggccggagggaCCCCCGGGGCGGTGCCCGCCCCGCGCTGCAAG TTGAGCAAcacatggggggggggaagcagcacAGAGGACCTTTCCAGGGGGTCCGCGTGAAGAACTCGGTGAAGGAGCTCCTGCTGCACTTCAGGAGCTGCAAACAGATGTCCTCGGGCTCCGCCACGGAGGAAGGCAAG GCACAAGGAGGATTGGTGAACTACGAGCAGTACACAG cagagctgaagagCATACTAGGTCACAGTGGCAAAAGAAAGGCTCCCGAGCTCCTTTCTGATGGACCTTCTTTCAAACGCCAAGCTAATGTTCACCCACACCTCCTG acgCCACCCCAGACACCAACTTCTATGGATAGCATGGAGGAGACTCATAAAAACGACCCAAAGCACGACAGCAATTCTGATCTGCTTCAGAACATTATAAACATCAAGAACGAGTCGAGCCCTGTTTCTCTGAGCACGGTGCAGGTTAGCTGGTTGCACACTGTCTCCAGTCACAGCTCGCCTGGTGAGCAGTACCAGGACAGCTCGGGAACACAGGCTTTCTCCCCGTCCCAGAAGTACCAAGCCTTCCAAGATAACACCTCCCAGCATATGCTTGATCCGCCACAGCATTACCAGTTCCCTTCATCCCAGAACCAGGATTTGTCGCAGAGCTATGCTTCGGATGCTTCCCTGGAGTACAGGCCGTTTGCTGCCAATGACCAGTCTCCTGGCTACCAGCAGAATACCTTTGAGAGCCACGAACTGCAGTATTGCCCATCGCAGAGCTTCTCCTCCCTCTTGAATGACTCTGAAGGCTCAGAGGGCatctctgctcccctccagccGCTGGCCAGTGCCCACCCGCAGGCTGATGTCGGCCCCCATGCTCCGAACTTCAACTTGCTTTCCAATAACATCTGTGGTAGTCTGGAGCGGAGTGTCTCTTTAGCTACTTTGAATGTCTCTCTACCTGACCAAAACATCGCCAGAAGCACGACGCAGCTGGGCAAGTCGTTTTTTCAATGGCAAGTGGAGCAGGAGGAAAACAAACTGGCTAACATCTCTCAAGACCAGTTCCTTGCAAAAGACTCAGATGGCGACAC CTTCCTTCACATTGCGGTTGCCCAGGGCCGACGAGCGCTCTCCTATGTTCTTGCAAGGAAGATGGCTGCCCTGCACATGCTGGATATTAAAGAGCACAATGGCCAG AGTGCTTTCCAGGTTGCTGTGGCTGCCAATCAGCATCTCATTGTGCAGGACTTGGTTAGCTTGGGGGCTCAAGTCAACACCACAGACTGCTGGGGTAGAACGCCGTTGCATGTTTGCGCTGAGAAGGGGCATGCCCAGGTCCTTCAG GCAATCCAAAAGGGAGCCATGGGAAGCAATCAGTATGTGGACCTTGAGGCAACAAACTATGATG gtTTGACAGCATTGCACTGTGCTGTTCTGGCCCATAATGCTGTGCTGCATGAACTGCAAAACAGTCAGCCGCCTCACTCCCCTGAGGTCCAGGAGCTTCTGCTGAGAAACAAGAGCCTGGTAGAAACCATCAAGACTCTAATACAAATGGGAGCCTCTGTTGAAGCAAAA GATCGCAAAAGTGGTCGCTCCGCTTTACATTTGGCAGCAGAAGAAGCGAACCTCGAGCTCATTCGTCTCTTTTTGGAGCTGCCCAACTGCCTTTCTTTTGTTAATGCAAAG gcttacAACGGCAACACAGCACTCCACGTGGCTGCCAGCCTGCAGTATCGGGTGAGTCAGTTGGATGCTGTGCGCCTGCTAATGCGAAAGGGAGCTGATCCAAGTGCCAGAAACTTGGAGAACGAGCAGCCAGTTCATCTGGTTCCTGATGGCCTTGTAGGAGAACAG ataAGACGTATCCTAAAAGGGAAGGCGATTCAGCAGAGAGTGTCGCCATTTTAA
- the NFKBIZ gene encoding NF-kappa-B inhibitor zeta isoform X4, with the protein MIVESSRDAAPDGGDGGALSSPINLAYFYGASPHSSEGSCSPAHSAPGSPGSDSDLSVSSRGGGRRDPRGGARPALQVEQHMGGGKQHRGPFQGVRVKNSVKELLLHFRSCKQMSSGSATEEGKAQGGLVNYEQYTELKSILGHSGKRKAPELLSDGPSFKRQANVHPHLLTPPQTPTSMDSMEETHKNDPKHDSNSDLLQNIINIKNESSPVSLSTVQVSWLHTVSSHSSPGEQYQDSSGTQAFSPSQKYQAFQDNTSQHMLDPPQHYQFPSSQNQDLSQSYASDASLEYRPFAANDQSPGYQQNTFESHELQYCPSQSFSSLLNDSEGSEGISAPLQPLASAHPQADVGPHAPNFNLLSNNICGSLERSVSLATLNVSLPDQNIARSTTQLGKSFFQWQVEQEENKLANISQDQFLAKDSDGDTFLHIAVAQGRRALSYVLARKMAALHMLDIKEHNGQSAFQVAVAANQHLIVQDLVSLGAQVNTTDCWGRTPLHVCAEKGHAQVLQAIQKGAMGSNQYVDLEATNYDGLTALHCAVLAHNAVLHELQNSQPPHSPEVQELLLRNKSLVETIKTLIQMGASVEAKDRKSGRSALHLAAEEANLELIRLFLELPNCLSFVNAKAYNGNTALHVAASLQYRVSQLDAVRLLMRKGADPSARNLENEQPVHLVPDGLVGEQIRRILKGKAIQQRVSPF; encoded by the exons ATGATCGTGGAGAGCAGCCGGGACGCGGCGCCCGATGGGGGCGACGGCGGCGCCCTCAGCAGCCCCATCAACCTCGCCTACTTCTACGGGGCCTCGCCCCACTCCAGCGAGGGCAGCTGCTCGCCGGCGCACTCCGCCCCGGGCTCGCCGGGCTCCGACTCGGACCTCTCGGTGAgcagccgcggcggcggccggagggaCCCCCGGGGCGGTGCCCGCCCCGCGCTGCAAG TTGAGCAAcacatggggggggggaagcagcacAGAGGACCTTTCCAGGGGGTCCGCGTGAAGAACTCGGTGAAGGAGCTCCTGCTGCACTTCAGGAGCTGCAAACAGATGTCCTCGGGCTCCGCCACGGAGGAAGGCAAG GCACAAGGAGGATTGGTGAACTACGAGCAGTACACAG agctgaagagCATACTAGGTCACAGTGGCAAAAGAAAGGCTCCCGAGCTCCTTTCTGATGGACCTTCTTTCAAACGCCAAGCTAATGTTCACCCACACCTCCTG acgCCACCCCAGACACCAACTTCTATGGATAGCATGGAGGAGACTCATAAAAACGACCCAAAGCACGACAGCAATTCTGATCTGCTTCAGAACATTATAAACATCAAGAACGAGTCGAGCCCTGTTTCTCTGAGCACGGTGCAGGTTAGCTGGTTGCACACTGTCTCCAGTCACAGCTCGCCTGGTGAGCAGTACCAGGACAGCTCGGGAACACAGGCTTTCTCCCCGTCCCAGAAGTACCAAGCCTTCCAAGATAACACCTCCCAGCATATGCTTGATCCGCCACAGCATTACCAGTTCCCTTCATCCCAGAACCAGGATTTGTCGCAGAGCTATGCTTCGGATGCTTCCCTGGAGTACAGGCCGTTTGCTGCCAATGACCAGTCTCCTGGCTACCAGCAGAATACCTTTGAGAGCCACGAACTGCAGTATTGCCCATCGCAGAGCTTCTCCTCCCTCTTGAATGACTCTGAAGGCTCAGAGGGCatctctgctcccctccagccGCTGGCCAGTGCCCACCCGCAGGCTGATGTCGGCCCCCATGCTCCGAACTTCAACTTGCTTTCCAATAACATCTGTGGTAGTCTGGAGCGGAGTGTCTCTTTAGCTACTTTGAATGTCTCTCTACCTGACCAAAACATCGCCAGAAGCACGACGCAGCTGGGCAAGTCGTTTTTTCAATGGCAAGTGGAGCAGGAGGAAAACAAACTGGCTAACATCTCTCAAGACCAGTTCCTTGCAAAAGACTCAGATGGCGACAC CTTCCTTCACATTGCGGTTGCCCAGGGCCGACGAGCGCTCTCCTATGTTCTTGCAAGGAAGATGGCTGCCCTGCACATGCTGGATATTAAAGAGCACAATGGCCAG AGTGCTTTCCAGGTTGCTGTGGCTGCCAATCAGCATCTCATTGTGCAGGACTTGGTTAGCTTGGGGGCTCAAGTCAACACCACAGACTGCTGGGGTAGAACGCCGTTGCATGTTTGCGCTGAGAAGGGGCATGCCCAGGTCCTTCAG GCAATCCAAAAGGGAGCCATGGGAAGCAATCAGTATGTGGACCTTGAGGCAACAAACTATGATG gtTTGACAGCATTGCACTGTGCTGTTCTGGCCCATAATGCTGTGCTGCATGAACTGCAAAACAGTCAGCCGCCTCACTCCCCTGAGGTCCAGGAGCTTCTGCTGAGAAACAAGAGCCTGGTAGAAACCATCAAGACTCTAATACAAATGGGAGCCTCTGTTGAAGCAAAA GATCGCAAAAGTGGTCGCTCCGCTTTACATTTGGCAGCAGAAGAAGCGAACCTCGAGCTCATTCGTCTCTTTTTGGAGCTGCCCAACTGCCTTTCTTTTGTTAATGCAAAG gcttacAACGGCAACACAGCACTCCACGTGGCTGCCAGCCTGCAGTATCGGGTGAGTCAGTTGGATGCTGTGCGCCTGCTAATGCGAAAGGGAGCTGATCCAAGTGCCAGAAACTTGGAGAACGAGCAGCCAGTTCATCTGGTTCCTGATGGCCTTGTAGGAGAACAG ataAGACGTATCCTAAAAGGGAAGGCGATTCAGCAGAGAGTGTCGCCATTTTAA
- the NFKBIZ gene encoding NF-kappa-B inhibitor zeta isoform X2: MIVESSRDAAPDGGDGGALSSPINLAYFYGASPHSSEGSCSPAHSAPGSPGSDSDLSVSSRGGGRRDPRGGARPALQVEQHMGGGKQHRGPFQGVRVKNSVKELLLHFRSCKQMSSGSATEEGKAQGGLVNYEQYTELKSILGHSGKRKAPELLSDGPSFKRQANVHPHLLTPPQTPTSMDSMEETHKNDPKHDSNSDLLQNIINIKNESSPVSLSTVQVSWLHTVSSHSSPGEQYQDSSGTQAFSPSQKYQAFQDNTSQHMLDPPQHYQFPSSQNQDLSQSYASDASLEYRPFAANDQSPGYQQNTFESHELQYCPSQSFSSLLNDSEGSEGISAPLQPLASAHPQADVGPHAPNFNLLSNNICGSLERSVSLATLNVSLPDQNIARSTTQLGKSFFQWQVEQEENKLANISQDQFLAKDSDGDTFLHIAVAQGRRALSYVLARKMAALHMLDIKEHNGQSAFQVAVAANQHLIVQDLVSLGAQVNTTDCWGRTPLHVCAEKGHAQVLQAIQKGAMGSNQYVDLEATNYDGLTALHCAVLAHNAVLHELQNSQPPHSPEVQELLLRNKSLVETIKTLIQMGASVEAKDRKSGRSALHLAAEEANLELIRLFLELPNCLSFVNAKAYNGNTALHVAASLQYRVSQLDAVRLLMRKGADPSARNLENEQPVHLVPDGLVGEQVKNQPSPLLPSVPIYTKALFLSRSFFWVLSCGF, from the exons ATGATCGTGGAGAGCAGCCGGGACGCGGCGCCCGATGGGGGCGACGGCGGCGCCCTCAGCAGCCCCATCAACCTCGCCTACTTCTACGGGGCCTCGCCCCACTCCAGCGAGGGCAGCTGCTCGCCGGCGCACTCCGCCCCGGGCTCGCCGGGCTCCGACTCGGACCTCTCGGTGAgcagccgcggcggcggccggagggaCCCCCGGGGCGGTGCCCGCCCCGCGCTGCAAG TTGAGCAAcacatggggggggggaagcagcacAGAGGACCTTTCCAGGGGGTCCGCGTGAAGAACTCGGTGAAGGAGCTCCTGCTGCACTTCAGGAGCTGCAAACAGATGTCCTCGGGCTCCGCCACGGAGGAAGGCAAG GCACAAGGAGGATTGGTGAACTACGAGCAGTACACAG agctgaagagCATACTAGGTCACAGTGGCAAAAGAAAGGCTCCCGAGCTCCTTTCTGATGGACCTTCTTTCAAACGCCAAGCTAATGTTCACCCACACCTCCTG acgCCACCCCAGACACCAACTTCTATGGATAGCATGGAGGAGACTCATAAAAACGACCCAAAGCACGACAGCAATTCTGATCTGCTTCAGAACATTATAAACATCAAGAACGAGTCGAGCCCTGTTTCTCTGAGCACGGTGCAGGTTAGCTGGTTGCACACTGTCTCCAGTCACAGCTCGCCTGGTGAGCAGTACCAGGACAGCTCGGGAACACAGGCTTTCTCCCCGTCCCAGAAGTACCAAGCCTTCCAAGATAACACCTCCCAGCATATGCTTGATCCGCCACAGCATTACCAGTTCCCTTCATCCCAGAACCAGGATTTGTCGCAGAGCTATGCTTCGGATGCTTCCCTGGAGTACAGGCCGTTTGCTGCCAATGACCAGTCTCCTGGCTACCAGCAGAATACCTTTGAGAGCCACGAACTGCAGTATTGCCCATCGCAGAGCTTCTCCTCCCTCTTGAATGACTCTGAAGGCTCAGAGGGCatctctgctcccctccagccGCTGGCCAGTGCCCACCCGCAGGCTGATGTCGGCCCCCATGCTCCGAACTTCAACTTGCTTTCCAATAACATCTGTGGTAGTCTGGAGCGGAGTGTCTCTTTAGCTACTTTGAATGTCTCTCTACCTGACCAAAACATCGCCAGAAGCACGACGCAGCTGGGCAAGTCGTTTTTTCAATGGCAAGTGGAGCAGGAGGAAAACAAACTGGCTAACATCTCTCAAGACCAGTTCCTTGCAAAAGACTCAGATGGCGACAC CTTCCTTCACATTGCGGTTGCCCAGGGCCGACGAGCGCTCTCCTATGTTCTTGCAAGGAAGATGGCTGCCCTGCACATGCTGGATATTAAAGAGCACAATGGCCAG AGTGCTTTCCAGGTTGCTGTGGCTGCCAATCAGCATCTCATTGTGCAGGACTTGGTTAGCTTGGGGGCTCAAGTCAACACCACAGACTGCTGGGGTAGAACGCCGTTGCATGTTTGCGCTGAGAAGGGGCATGCCCAGGTCCTTCAG GCAATCCAAAAGGGAGCCATGGGAAGCAATCAGTATGTGGACCTTGAGGCAACAAACTATGATG gtTTGACAGCATTGCACTGTGCTGTTCTGGCCCATAATGCTGTGCTGCATGAACTGCAAAACAGTCAGCCGCCTCACTCCCCTGAGGTCCAGGAGCTTCTGCTGAGAAACAAGAGCCTGGTAGAAACCATCAAGACTCTAATACAAATGGGAGCCTCTGTTGAAGCAAAA GATCGCAAAAGTGGTCGCTCCGCTTTACATTTGGCAGCAGAAGAAGCGAACCTCGAGCTCATTCGTCTCTTTTTGGAGCTGCCCAACTGCCTTTCTTTTGTTAATGCAAAG gcttacAACGGCAACACAGCACTCCACGTGGCTGCCAGCCTGCAGTATCGGGTGAGTCAGTTGGATGCTGTGCGCCTGCTAATGCGAAAGGGAGCTGATCCAAGTGCCAGAAACTTGGAGAACGAGCAGCCAGTTCATCTGGTTCCTGATGGCCTTGTAGGAGAACAGGTAAAAAACCAACCCTCTCCTTTGCTCCCATCTGTCCCCATCTACACAAAAGCCTTATTCCTCTCCAGAAGTTTCTTCTGGGTTTTGAGTTGCGGCTTTTAA
- the NFKBIZ gene encoding NF-kappa-B inhibitor zeta isoform X1: MIVESSRDAAPDGGDGGALSSPINLAYFYGASPHSSEGSCSPAHSAPGSPGSDSDLSVSSRGGGRRDPRGGARPALQVEQHMGGGKQHRGPFQGVRVKNSVKELLLHFRSCKQMSSGSATEEGKAQGGLVNYEQYTAELKSILGHSGKRKAPELLSDGPSFKRQANVHPHLLTPPQTPTSMDSMEETHKNDPKHDSNSDLLQNIINIKNESSPVSLSTVQVSWLHTVSSHSSPGEQYQDSSGTQAFSPSQKYQAFQDNTSQHMLDPPQHYQFPSSQNQDLSQSYASDASLEYRPFAANDQSPGYQQNTFESHELQYCPSQSFSSLLNDSEGSEGISAPLQPLASAHPQADVGPHAPNFNLLSNNICGSLERSVSLATLNVSLPDQNIARSTTQLGKSFFQWQVEQEENKLANISQDQFLAKDSDGDTFLHIAVAQGRRALSYVLARKMAALHMLDIKEHNGQSAFQVAVAANQHLIVQDLVSLGAQVNTTDCWGRTPLHVCAEKGHAQVLQAIQKGAMGSNQYVDLEATNYDGLTALHCAVLAHNAVLHELQNSQPPHSPEVQELLLRNKSLVETIKTLIQMGASVEAKDRKSGRSALHLAAEEANLELIRLFLELPNCLSFVNAKAYNGNTALHVAASLQYRVSQLDAVRLLMRKGADPSARNLENEQPVHLVPDGLVGEQVKNQPSPLLPSVPIYTKALFLSRSFFWVLSCGF, translated from the exons ATGATCGTGGAGAGCAGCCGGGACGCGGCGCCCGATGGGGGCGACGGCGGCGCCCTCAGCAGCCCCATCAACCTCGCCTACTTCTACGGGGCCTCGCCCCACTCCAGCGAGGGCAGCTGCTCGCCGGCGCACTCCGCCCCGGGCTCGCCGGGCTCCGACTCGGACCTCTCGGTGAgcagccgcggcggcggccggagggaCCCCCGGGGCGGTGCCCGCCCCGCGCTGCAAG TTGAGCAAcacatggggggggggaagcagcacAGAGGACCTTTCCAGGGGGTCCGCGTGAAGAACTCGGTGAAGGAGCTCCTGCTGCACTTCAGGAGCTGCAAACAGATGTCCTCGGGCTCCGCCACGGAGGAAGGCAAG GCACAAGGAGGATTGGTGAACTACGAGCAGTACACAG cagagctgaagagCATACTAGGTCACAGTGGCAAAAGAAAGGCTCCCGAGCTCCTTTCTGATGGACCTTCTTTCAAACGCCAAGCTAATGTTCACCCACACCTCCTG acgCCACCCCAGACACCAACTTCTATGGATAGCATGGAGGAGACTCATAAAAACGACCCAAAGCACGACAGCAATTCTGATCTGCTTCAGAACATTATAAACATCAAGAACGAGTCGAGCCCTGTTTCTCTGAGCACGGTGCAGGTTAGCTGGTTGCACACTGTCTCCAGTCACAGCTCGCCTGGTGAGCAGTACCAGGACAGCTCGGGAACACAGGCTTTCTCCCCGTCCCAGAAGTACCAAGCCTTCCAAGATAACACCTCCCAGCATATGCTTGATCCGCCACAGCATTACCAGTTCCCTTCATCCCAGAACCAGGATTTGTCGCAGAGCTATGCTTCGGATGCTTCCCTGGAGTACAGGCCGTTTGCTGCCAATGACCAGTCTCCTGGCTACCAGCAGAATACCTTTGAGAGCCACGAACTGCAGTATTGCCCATCGCAGAGCTTCTCCTCCCTCTTGAATGACTCTGAAGGCTCAGAGGGCatctctgctcccctccagccGCTGGCCAGTGCCCACCCGCAGGCTGATGTCGGCCCCCATGCTCCGAACTTCAACTTGCTTTCCAATAACATCTGTGGTAGTCTGGAGCGGAGTGTCTCTTTAGCTACTTTGAATGTCTCTCTACCTGACCAAAACATCGCCAGAAGCACGACGCAGCTGGGCAAGTCGTTTTTTCAATGGCAAGTGGAGCAGGAGGAAAACAAACTGGCTAACATCTCTCAAGACCAGTTCCTTGCAAAAGACTCAGATGGCGACAC CTTCCTTCACATTGCGGTTGCCCAGGGCCGACGAGCGCTCTCCTATGTTCTTGCAAGGAAGATGGCTGCCCTGCACATGCTGGATATTAAAGAGCACAATGGCCAG AGTGCTTTCCAGGTTGCTGTGGCTGCCAATCAGCATCTCATTGTGCAGGACTTGGTTAGCTTGGGGGCTCAAGTCAACACCACAGACTGCTGGGGTAGAACGCCGTTGCATGTTTGCGCTGAGAAGGGGCATGCCCAGGTCCTTCAG GCAATCCAAAAGGGAGCCATGGGAAGCAATCAGTATGTGGACCTTGAGGCAACAAACTATGATG gtTTGACAGCATTGCACTGTGCTGTTCTGGCCCATAATGCTGTGCTGCATGAACTGCAAAACAGTCAGCCGCCTCACTCCCCTGAGGTCCAGGAGCTTCTGCTGAGAAACAAGAGCCTGGTAGAAACCATCAAGACTCTAATACAAATGGGAGCCTCTGTTGAAGCAAAA GATCGCAAAAGTGGTCGCTCCGCTTTACATTTGGCAGCAGAAGAAGCGAACCTCGAGCTCATTCGTCTCTTTTTGGAGCTGCCCAACTGCCTTTCTTTTGTTAATGCAAAG gcttacAACGGCAACACAGCACTCCACGTGGCTGCCAGCCTGCAGTATCGGGTGAGTCAGTTGGATGCTGTGCGCCTGCTAATGCGAAAGGGAGCTGATCCAAGTGCCAGAAACTTGGAGAACGAGCAGCCAGTTCATCTGGTTCCTGATGGCCTTGTAGGAGAACAGGTAAAAAACCAACCCTCTCCTTTGCTCCCATCTGTCCCCATCTACACAAAAGCCTTATTCCTCTCCAGAAGTTTCTTCTGGGTTTTGAGTTGCGGCTTTTAA